A portion of the Salmo trutta chromosome 1, fSalTru1.1, whole genome shotgun sequence genome contains these proteins:
- the LOC115199795 gene encoding cytochrome b561-like, protein MEDSPQRAVRGLGSFPWYVGGTQVLGLACVVITGVWMGSYHGGYAWDGSGQEFNVHPLCMVLGLVFLYGDAILVYRVFRNESKRNVKVLHAVLHLLALIISIVGIVAVFDFHNQNKIPNMYSLHSWCGMLTFVLFCVQWLMGLGFFLFPGMLMALRSWYLPLHVFFGLAMLAMSLATCLLGISEKLFFSIQHTYSQFVPEGILGNMLGLLLVAFGILVGYVVTREDFRRPPHPEDEALSVHFKTLTEGGGSPTSP, encoded by the exons ATGGAAGATAGCCCTCAGCGGGCCGTGCGAGGCCTGGGCTCCTTCCCGTGGTACGTGGGGGGGACTCAGGTTCTGGGCCTGGCCTGTGTGGTGATCACGGGCGTGTGGATGGGCAGCTATCACGGAGGCTACGCCTGGGATGGTTCTGGACAGGAGTTCAATGTACATCCGCTCTGCATGGTCCTGGGCCTGGTCTTTCTCTATGGAGATG CGATCCTGGTGTACAGAGTATTTAGGAATGAAAGCAAACGCAACGTCAAGGTTCTCCATGCTGTGCTCCACCTTCTCGCCCTCATTATCAGCATAGTGG GTATCGTGGCTGTGTTTGACTTCCATAATCAGAACAAGATCCCCAACATGTACTCCCTCCACAGCTGGTGTGGCATGCTCACCTTTGTTCTCTTCTGTGTACAG TGGCTGATGGGGCTTGGTTTCTTCCTCTTCCCTGGGATGTTAATGGCGCTGCGGAGCTGGTACCTGCCACTACATGTCTTCTTTGGCCTGGCCATGCTCGCCATGTCCCTAGCCACCTGCCTACTGggcatttcagagaaattgttcTTCAGTATCCA ACACACATATTCACAGTTTGTCCCAGAGGGGATCCTTGGTAACATGCTAGGACTGCTGCTAGTAGCATTTGGAATTCTGGTAGGCTACGTGGTGACACGGGAGGACTTCAGGAGACCCCCACACCCAGAGGACGAGGCCTTATCTGTGCACTTTAAGACCCTGACTGAGGGGGGAGGGAGCCCCACCTCACCTTAA